The DNA sequence AATCCGTCGAGCACCTGCCCGAGCACCCGCTGCGTCGGGGAATCCGCGGTGCGCAAATCCGGGTGCGCGGCCTCGATCGCCTGGAGCTGCTGGAACAGGCGGTCGTACTCGGCGTCGGGGACTTCCGGCGCGTCGAGCACGTAGTAGCGGTGGGCGTGGTGGTGCAGTTGCCGGCGCAGTTCGGCGGCCAGCTCGGCCGGCGAGGCCACCGCCTGCAGGGTCTGCGAATCGGGGCCGGAGGAGAGGTCCGGCGGCGACGAGAAGAGATCGGTTTGCGACATGCGCGCCAGTGTAGGCGCGCGTCCGCGGCAGGTGAATCCGGCGGTCGCCTAGCTGAACAGGCGCCGCGCCGCGGGCGAGCCTGCCGCCAGCTCGTATTCCGCCAGCTTGGCGTACAGGCCGTCCAGATCCTCGCGGATCAGCGCAAACGCCCCGGCATTGAGCGCGCGGCCCTCGTCGTCGTTGACGTCGGCATCCAGCGCGATGGCCAGCGCCTGACCGGAAGCGCACCAGGCATTGAAGGGCTGCTCGGCCTGCGGCGTCTGCGGCACGTCGAACACCAGCGACATCTCGGACACCCAGGACTGGTCCGGATCCTCGGCCAGCGCGGCCTGGGCATCGAACACCAGCGCCAGCACCGGCGGCGCATCCTCTTCGCGGCCCGGCAGGATGAGCTTGCCCGGCACCGGCCCGCTGACGAAGCCGTGGCGGGCCGCGTGCTGCTGGATCCAGCTCACCGGCCACTGGCCCTGGCGCGCGGTGAGCCGCATGGCAAGCTGCGCGTCGTGGTGCACGGCCACCCGGTCGAGCGAACGTGCCCGGGCCACGACATCCAGCATGTCCGGAAACTCGGCCTCGGCCGACAGCGGCTCGGCAAAGCGCTGGATGATCTGGACAAACTCCGAATATTCGATCTCGTTGACGGCGCCGAGCCGGTTGGCGAGTTGCAGACCCGCGCGCAGTTCGCTGCAGGTCTGGCCGGCGACGGGGGTTTCCCACTCGCCCGTCTGGCTGTTGCAGCCTTCGATCAGGAACGGCTTGCCACCCGCCCGACGCGACGGTGGCCAATGGGCCAGCACCGTCTCTCCAGACAAGGGCTGCTCGGGAACCAGCCGGGCGACCGCGTCAATCAGCGGATCGATGCGGGACACAGCCGCGGGCCGGCGTACCGGCACATTCAGCGCCGCGGGCACACCCACCAGCCGCTGCTCGATGGCCTCGACGGAGGCGGCCACCGGCGCGTCCTCCAGCGGGATCGGCTCGGTCGGCGCATGGTCCGGATCGAAACTCGGTTCCTGGTGGAGCGGCTGTGGCGCGACAGCAGCCAGGGCCGCATCCGGCGCCCCCGGCGAGGCGGCATCGGCCGCGGAAGGCTTGGGCAGGCGCGTCTTGCCCCCGGCGCGGCGGGTCTGCCAGGCGCCATGCCCGACGACAGCGGCGAGCACCAGCCCTCCGACGATGGCCAACCATACTTGCAATGAATTCATCGGTCCCCGGGTTCCTGGTCATGGCCTGAACAGTGTGTCGCCACCCTCACGGTAGCTCAGCCAGTGAGACTGCTGCCTCCATGTCCACCGCGACGATGCGCGACACACCCTGTTCCTGCATTGTCACGCCGATCAATTGTTCGGCCATCTCCATTGCAATTTTGTTGTGCGAAATGAAAAGAAACTGCGTACCGGACGACATTTGACGGACCAGACGGGCATATCGCTCGGTATTGGCGTCATCCAGTGGTGCATCCACCTCGTCCAGCAGGCAGAACGGCGCCGGATTGAGCAGGAAGATCGCGAACACCAGCGCGATCGCGGTAAGTGCCTTTTCACCGCCGGACAGCAGGTGGATGGTCGAATTCTTCTTGCCGGGCGGCTGCGCCATGACCTGCACGCCGGCGTCCAGGATCTCGTCGCCGGTCATCACCAGCCGGGCCTGACCGCCACCGAACAGGCTCGGGAACATGCGCCCGAAGCCGTCGTTGACCTGGTCGAAGGTGGCCTTCAGCAGATCGCGGGTCTCCAGGTCGATCTTGTGGATCGCGGCCTCCAGCGTCTGCATGGCCTCGGTGAGGTCGGCGACCTGCATGTCGAGGAACTGCCGCCGCTCGCGGGCGGCGCCCAGCTCATCCAGCGCCGCCAGGTTCACGGCGCCCAGCGCGTTGATCTCGCGCTGGATGCGGTCGATCTCGCCCTGCAGCCCGTGCAGGCGCACACCGTCCTGCGCGATGCCGGCGGCCAGCGCGTCCAGGTCGACCGCCGCCGCCTGCAGCTGCTCCAGGAACTGCGCGCCGCCGAGCTGCGCGGCCTGCGCTTCGAGCTGGAGCTTCGTGATCTCGTCGCGCAGCGGCTGCAGACTGCGCTCGTGCGCGGCGCGCTGCTCGTCGGCGCGGCGCATCTGCTGCGTCAGGTCGTCCCAGGTCTGGCGGGCGGACGACAGCGCCTGCTCGCGCTCGACGCGCAGCGCCAGCGCCTCCTGCAGCCCGCCTTCGGCCGCGGCGTCGTCCAGCCCGGCGAGTTCGGCGGCGAGCTGCTCCAGCGCGCGTTCGTTGACGGTGAGCTGCTGCGCGGCGGTTTCCAGCCCACGCTGCAGCTCGCCGCGCCGCGCCAGCAACGACCGGGCCGCGAACTGCGACTCCTGCGCCGTGCGCTCCAG is a window from the Sphaerotilus montanus genome containing:
- a CDS encoding cell division protein FtsZ, whose protein sequence is MNSLQVWLAIVGGLVLAAVVGHGAWQTRRAGGKTRLPKPSAADAASPGAPDAALAAVAPQPLHQEPSFDPDHAPTEPIPLEDAPVAASVEAIEQRLVGVPAALNVPVRRPAAVSRIDPLIDAVARLVPEQPLSGETVLAHWPPSRRAGGKPFLIEGCNSQTGEWETPVAGQTCSELRAGLQLANRLGAVNEIEYSEFVQIIQRFAEPLSAEAEFPDMLDVVARARSLDRVAVHHDAQLAMRLTARQGQWPVSWIQQHAARHGFVSGPVPGKLILPGREEDAPPVLALVFDAQAALAEDPDQSWVSEMSLVFDVPQTPQAEQPFNAWCASGQALAIALDADVNDDEGRALNAGAFALIREDLDGLYAKLAEYELAAGSPAARRLFS